The proteins below come from a single Zea mays cultivar B73 chromosome 8, Zm-B73-REFERENCE-NAM-5.0, whole genome shotgun sequence genomic window:
- the LOC100192725 gene encoding protein disulfide isomerase isoform X3 yields the protein MAGDPGDAPEVGGGGIRSVLTTASLVAPSGDEFREIDGKIIGLYFAANWYPKCEAFTPVLAAAYEQLKERGAGFEVVLVSCDEDRPSFERFHGTMPWPAVPFGDLSCKKRLSERFQVEGIPRLVVLAPDGGAVVHPDAADLVHRYGERAFPFTAARVAELEADDQRKYASQTLEKLFSVSGKEYVMNSGNNEKVPVSSLVGKTVGLYFSANHCAPCIKFTTKLAAIYSSLRGKAEDFEVVYVPMDREEDGYLRSCGDMPWLALPYDGAPSRALARYFDVREIPTLVVVGPDGRTVTRDGRNLVNLYFDMAFPFTDAQIRLLQEAEDEAAKEYPRSLRHRGHRHELSIVSEKSGGGPYICCECEEQGLGWAYQCIACGYEIHLRCGQNAEGGSAGTA from the exons ATGGCCGGAGATCCGGGGGACGCGCCGGAGGTGGGAGGCGGCGGCATACGCTCCGTGCTCACCACGGCCTCGCTCGTCGCTCCCTCCGGGGACGAG TTTCGGGAGATCGACGGCAAGATCATCGGCCTCTACTTCGCGGCAAACTGGTATCCGAAATGCGAGGCTTTCACCCCGGTGCTGGCCGCGGCCTACGAGCAGCTCAAGGAGCGCGGCGCCGGCTTCGAGGTCGTGCTGGTGTCGTGCGACGAGGACCGGCCGTCGTTCGAGCGGTTCCACGGAACCATGCCGTGGCCAGCGGTGCCTTTCGGCGACCTCAGCTGCAAGAAGCGCCTCAGCGAGAGGTTCCAGGTGGAGGGCATCCCGCGCCTGGTGGTGCTCGCTCCGGACGGCGGCGCGGTGGTACACCCGGACGCCGCCGACCTCGTGCACCGCTACGGCGAGAGGGCGTTCCCGTTCACGGCCGCGAGGGTGGCGGAGCTGGAGGCGGATGACCAGCGCAAGTACGCGTCCCAGACGCTGGAGAAGCTCTTCTCCGTCAGCGGGAAAGAGTACGTGATGAACAGTGGTAATAATGAAAAG GTTCCGGTCTCGAGCCTGGTGGGGAAGACGGTGGGGCTCTACTTCTCGGCTAACCATTGCGCGCCGTGTATCAAGTTCACGACGAAGCTGGCGGCCATCTACAGCAGCCTCAGGGGCAAGGCGGAGGACTTCGAGGTCGTGTACGTCCCCATGGACAGGGAGGAGGACGGGTACCTGCGCTCCTGCGGCGACATGCCGTGGCTGGCGCTCCCCTACGACGGCGCGCCGTCGCGCGCGCTGGCGAGGTACTTCGACGTGCGGGAGATCCCGACGCTGGTGGTGGTCGGGCCCGACGGCAGGACGGTGACGCGGGACGGCCGGAACCTGGTGAACCTCTACTTCGACATGGCCTTCCCGTTCACGGACGCGCAGATCAGGCTGCTGCAGGAGGCGGAGGACGAGGCGGCCAAGGAGTACCCGCGGTCGCTGCGCCACCGGGGACACCGCCACGAGCTCAGCATCGTGTCGGAGAAGTCCGGGGGAGGGCCCTACATCTGCTGCGAGTGCGAGGAGCAGGGACTCGGCTGGGCGTACCAGTGCATCGCCTGCGGCTACGAGATACACCTCAGGTGCGGCCAGAATGCGGAGGGCGGCAGCGCAGGAACTGCTTAG
- the LOC100192725 gene encoding protein disulfide isomerase has translation MAGDPGDAPEVGGGGIRSVLTTASLVAPSGDEVQFREIDGKIIGLYFAANWYPKCEAFTPVLAAAYEQLKERGAGFEVVLVSCDEDRPSFERFHGTMPWPAVPFGDLSCKKRLSERFQVEGIPRLVVLAPDGGAVVHPDAADLVHRYGERAFPFTAARVAELEADDQRKYASQTLEKLFSVSGKEYVMNSGNNEKVPVSSLVGKTVGLYFSANHCAPCIKFTTKLAAIYSSLRGKAEDFEVVYVPMDREEDGYLRSCGDMPWLALPYDGAPSRALARYFDVREIPTLVVVGPDGRTVTRDGRNLVNLYFDMAFPFTDAQIRLLQEAEDEAAKEYPRSLRHRGHRHELSIVSEKSGGGPYICCECEEQGLGWAYQCIACGYEIHLRCGQNAEGGSAGTA, from the exons ATGGCCGGAGATCCGGGGGACGCGCCGGAGGTGGGAGGCGGCGGCATACGCTCCGTGCTCACCACGGCCTCGCTCGTCGCTCCCTCCGGGGACGAG GTTCAGTTTCGGGAGATCGACGGCAAGATCATCGGCCTCTACTTCGCGGCAAACTGGTATCCGAAATGCGAGGCTTTCACCCCGGTGCTGGCCGCGGCCTACGAGCAGCTCAAGGAGCGCGGCGCCGGCTTCGAGGTCGTGCTGGTGTCGTGCGACGAGGACCGGCCGTCGTTCGAGCGGTTCCACGGAACCATGCCGTGGCCAGCGGTGCCTTTCGGCGACCTCAGCTGCAAGAAGCGCCTCAGCGAGAGGTTCCAGGTGGAGGGCATCCCGCGCCTGGTGGTGCTCGCTCCGGACGGCGGCGCGGTGGTACACCCGGACGCCGCCGACCTCGTGCACCGCTACGGCGAGAGGGCGTTCCCGTTCACGGCCGCGAGGGTGGCGGAGCTGGAGGCGGATGACCAGCGCAAGTACGCGTCCCAGACGCTGGAGAAGCTCTTCTCCGTCAGCGGGAAAGAGTACGTGATGAACAGTGGTAATAATGAAAAG GTTCCGGTCTCGAGCCTGGTGGGGAAGACGGTGGGGCTCTACTTCTCGGCTAACCATTGCGCGCCGTGTATCAAGTTCACGACGAAGCTGGCGGCCATCTACAGCAGCCTCAGGGGCAAGGCGGAGGACTTCGAGGTCGTGTACGTCCCCATGGACAGGGAGGAGGACGGGTACCTGCGCTCCTGCGGCGACATGCCGTGGCTGGCGCTCCCCTACGACGGCGCGCCGTCGCGCGCGCTGGCGAGGTACTTCGACGTGCGGGAGATCCCGACGCTGGTGGTGGTCGGGCCCGACGGCAGGACGGTGACGCGGGACGGCCGGAACCTGGTGAACCTCTACTTCGACATGGCCTTCCCGTTCACGGACGCGCAGATCAGGCTGCTGCAGGAGGCGGAGGACGAGGCGGCCAAGGAGTACCCGCGGTCGCTGCGCCACCGGGGACACCGCCACGAGCTCAGCATCGTGTCGGAGAAGTCCGGGGGAGGGCCCTACATCTGCTGCGAGTGCGAGGAGCAGGGACTCGGCTGGGCGTACCAGTGCATCGCCTGCGGCTACGAGATACACCTCAGGTGCGGCCAGAATGCGGAGGGCGGCAGCGCAGGAACTGCTTAG
- the LOC100192725 gene encoding protein disulfide isomerase isoform X2 → MAGDPGDAPEVGGGGIRSVLTTASLVAPSGDEFREIDGKIIGLYFAANWYPKCEAFTPVLAAAYEQLKERGAGFEVVLVSCDEDRPSFERFHGTMPWPAVPFGDLSCKKRLSERFQVEGIPRLVVLAPDGGAVVHPDAADLVHRYGERAFPFTAARVAELEADDQRKYASQTLEKLFSVSGKEYVMNSGNNEKAGLQVPVSSLVGKTVGLYFSANHCAPCIKFTTKLAAIYSSLRGKAEDFEVVYVPMDREEDGYLRSCGDMPWLALPYDGAPSRALARYFDVREIPTLVVVGPDGRTVTRDGRNLVNLYFDMAFPFTDAQIRLLQEAEDEAAKEYPRSLRHRGHRHELSIVSEKSGGGPYICCECEEQGLGWAYQCIACGYEIHLRCGQNAEGGSAGTA, encoded by the exons ATGGCCGGAGATCCGGGGGACGCGCCGGAGGTGGGAGGCGGCGGCATACGCTCCGTGCTCACCACGGCCTCGCTCGTCGCTCCCTCCGGGGACGAG TTTCGGGAGATCGACGGCAAGATCATCGGCCTCTACTTCGCGGCAAACTGGTATCCGAAATGCGAGGCTTTCACCCCGGTGCTGGCCGCGGCCTACGAGCAGCTCAAGGAGCGCGGCGCCGGCTTCGAGGTCGTGCTGGTGTCGTGCGACGAGGACCGGCCGTCGTTCGAGCGGTTCCACGGAACCATGCCGTGGCCAGCGGTGCCTTTCGGCGACCTCAGCTGCAAGAAGCGCCTCAGCGAGAGGTTCCAGGTGGAGGGCATCCCGCGCCTGGTGGTGCTCGCTCCGGACGGCGGCGCGGTGGTACACCCGGACGCCGCCGACCTCGTGCACCGCTACGGCGAGAGGGCGTTCCCGTTCACGGCCGCGAGGGTGGCGGAGCTGGAGGCGGATGACCAGCGCAAGTACGCGTCCCAGACGCTGGAGAAGCTCTTCTCCGTCAGCGGGAAAGAGTACGTGATGAACAGTGGTAATAATGAAAAG GCCGGGCTGCAGGTTCCGGTCTCGAGCCTGGTGGGGAAGACGGTGGGGCTCTACTTCTCGGCTAACCATTGCGCGCCGTGTATCAAGTTCACGACGAAGCTGGCGGCCATCTACAGCAGCCTCAGGGGCAAGGCGGAGGACTTCGAGGTCGTGTACGTCCCCATGGACAGGGAGGAGGACGGGTACCTGCGCTCCTGCGGCGACATGCCGTGGCTGGCGCTCCCCTACGACGGCGCGCCGTCGCGCGCGCTGGCGAGGTACTTCGACGTGCGGGAGATCCCGACGCTGGTGGTGGTCGGGCCCGACGGCAGGACGGTGACGCGGGACGGCCGGAACCTGGTGAACCTCTACTTCGACATGGCCTTCCCGTTCACGGACGCGCAGATCAGGCTGCTGCAGGAGGCGGAGGACGAGGCGGCCAAGGAGTACCCGCGGTCGCTGCGCCACCGGGGACACCGCCACGAGCTCAGCATCGTGTCGGAGAAGTCCGGGGGAGGGCCCTACATCTGCTGCGAGTGCGAGGAGCAGGGACTCGGCTGGGCGTACCAGTGCATCGCCTGCGGCTACGAGATACACCTCAGGTGCGGCCAGAATGCGGAGGGCGGCAGCGCAGGAACTGCTTAG
- the LOC100192725 gene encoding protein disulfide isomerase isoform X1, translated as MAGDPGDAPEVGGGGIRSVLTTASLVAPSGDEVQFREIDGKIIGLYFAANWYPKCEAFTPVLAAAYEQLKERGAGFEVVLVSCDEDRPSFERFHGTMPWPAVPFGDLSCKKRLSERFQVEGIPRLVVLAPDGGAVVHPDAADLVHRYGERAFPFTAARVAELEADDQRKYASQTLEKLFSVSGKEYVMNSGNNEKAGLQVPVSSLVGKTVGLYFSANHCAPCIKFTTKLAAIYSSLRGKAEDFEVVYVPMDREEDGYLRSCGDMPWLALPYDGAPSRALARYFDVREIPTLVVVGPDGRTVTRDGRNLVNLYFDMAFPFTDAQIRLLQEAEDEAAKEYPRSLRHRGHRHELSIVSEKSGGGPYICCECEEQGLGWAYQCIACGYEIHLRCGQNAEGGSAGTA; from the exons ATGGCCGGAGATCCGGGGGACGCGCCGGAGGTGGGAGGCGGCGGCATACGCTCCGTGCTCACCACGGCCTCGCTCGTCGCTCCCTCCGGGGACGAG GTTCAGTTTCGGGAGATCGACGGCAAGATCATCGGCCTCTACTTCGCGGCAAACTGGTATCCGAAATGCGAGGCTTTCACCCCGGTGCTGGCCGCGGCCTACGAGCAGCTCAAGGAGCGCGGCGCCGGCTTCGAGGTCGTGCTGGTGTCGTGCGACGAGGACCGGCCGTCGTTCGAGCGGTTCCACGGAACCATGCCGTGGCCAGCGGTGCCTTTCGGCGACCTCAGCTGCAAGAAGCGCCTCAGCGAGAGGTTCCAGGTGGAGGGCATCCCGCGCCTGGTGGTGCTCGCTCCGGACGGCGGCGCGGTGGTACACCCGGACGCCGCCGACCTCGTGCACCGCTACGGCGAGAGGGCGTTCCCGTTCACGGCCGCGAGGGTGGCGGAGCTGGAGGCGGATGACCAGCGCAAGTACGCGTCCCAGACGCTGGAGAAGCTCTTCTCCGTCAGCGGGAAAGAGTACGTGATGAACAGTGGTAATAATGAAAAG GCCGGGCTGCAGGTTCCGGTCTCGAGCCTGGTGGGGAAGACGGTGGGGCTCTACTTCTCGGCTAACCATTGCGCGCCGTGTATCAAGTTCACGACGAAGCTGGCGGCCATCTACAGCAGCCTCAGGGGCAAGGCGGAGGACTTCGAGGTCGTGTACGTCCCCATGGACAGGGAGGAGGACGGGTACCTGCGCTCCTGCGGCGACATGCCGTGGCTGGCGCTCCCCTACGACGGCGCGCCGTCGCGCGCGCTGGCGAGGTACTTCGACGTGCGGGAGATCCCGACGCTGGTGGTGGTCGGGCCCGACGGCAGGACGGTGACGCGGGACGGCCGGAACCTGGTGAACCTCTACTTCGACATGGCCTTCCCGTTCACGGACGCGCAGATCAGGCTGCTGCAGGAGGCGGAGGACGAGGCGGCCAAGGAGTACCCGCGGTCGCTGCGCCACCGGGGACACCGCCACGAGCTCAGCATCGTGTCGGAGAAGTCCGGGGGAGGGCCCTACATCTGCTGCGAGTGCGAGGAGCAGGGACTCGGCTGGGCGTACCAGTGCATCGCCTGCGGCTACGAGATACACCTCAGGTGCGGCCAGAATGCGGAGGGCGGCAGCGCAGGAACTGCTTAG